A DNA window from Calliphora vicina chromosome 1, idCalVici1.1, whole genome shotgun sequence contains the following coding sequences:
- the LOC135955711 gene encoding COX assembly mitochondrial protein 2 homolog: MHTDLSPHLHTPHCNQLIDDLKTCHEENKFAKFLGICNTFDSAVVKCLKQERIARSAANRAKARERQAELKNRINQNQ; this comes from the exons ATGCACACAGATTTATCACCACATTTGCATACTCCTCATTGCAATCAATTAATCGATGATTTAAAAACGTGTCACGAAGAG AATAAATTCGCCAAATTTCTAGGAATCTGCAACACATTCGATTCGGCTGTAGTCAAGTGTCTAAAACAAGAACGTATTGCTAGATCTGCTGCCAACAGAGCGAAAGCTCGCGAAAGACAAGCTGAACTTAAGAATCGTATAAATCAAAACCAATAA
- the LOC135955700 gene encoding protein Abitram: MQIDPLAEYYFQAEPQTICGQEVKPITDEFIDNFPSVVDRFFTRYYFIKKGADQAPYKVLFHSNRICLICLAPEHPALQSGIASINFDIGQMDRSKNTVKGKGKKGGMILQADSTLALLAAKTGEVYKVPSCVRSKLVEVNTEISEHPELLANLPEGEGYFAIVLPKPEHCEEIKASLMTQEQYDEYKEALKANKESE, encoded by the coding sequence ATGCAGATTGATCCTTTAGCAGAATACTATTTCCAAGCGGAACCACAAACTATATGCGGTCAAGAAGTTAAGCCCATAACCGATGAATTCATAGATAATTTTCCATCTGTTGTTGATCGTTTCTTTACACGTTACTATTTCATTAAGAAAGGCGCCGATCAGGCCCCTTACAAAGTTCTATTCCACTCTAATCGCATTTGTTTGATATGCCTGGCTCCCGAACATCCAGCACTACAAAGTGGTATTGCCAGTATTAATTTCGATATTGGACAAATGGATCGTAGTAAAAATACAGTTAAGGGTAAAGGTAAAAAAGGTGGTATGATTTTACAAGCAGATTCCACTCTAGCTTTACTGGCTGCTAAAACTGGTGAGGTATATAAAGTTCCCAGTTGTGTGCGTAGTAAATTAGTTGAAGTAAACACCGAAATATCGGAACATCCAGAATTATTGGCCAACTTACCAGAAGGTGAAGGATATTTTGCCATAGTTTTACCCAAACCAGAACACTGTGAAGAAATCAAAGCCAGTTTGATGACTCAGGAACAATATGACGAATACAAAGAGGCATTGAAAGCAAATAAGGAATCGGAATGA